From Deinococcus terrestris, one genomic window encodes:
- the rpmF gene encoding 50S ribosomal protein L32, protein MAKHPVPKKKTSKSKRDMRRSHHALVAPNLVECPQCHAKKLQHHICPSCGAYNGRQVLAV, encoded by the coding sequence ATGGCGAAGCATCCCGTCCCTAAGAAGAAGACCAGCAAGAGCAAGCGCGACATGCGCCGCAGCCACCACGCGCTCGTCGCCCCCAACCTCGTCGAGTGCCCCCAGTGCCACGCCAAGAAGCTCCAGCACCACATCTGCCCGAGCTGCGGCGCGTACAACGGCCGTCAGGTCTTGGCCGTCTGA
- a CDS encoding acetate kinase — protein sequence MWTLVVNCGSSSLKFALLRPDTPDVPLAGLAERLGTDAASVRVDRAGERVTVPLPGGGYPEAFGVVLAELGALDLREQVGAVGHRVVHGGDLFSAPALLTPEVLDAVRACVPLAPLHNPANIAGIEAAQAAFGDVPHVAVFDTAFHQTMPEVAYRYAVPESWYRQHGVRRYGFHGTSHAYVAGEAARMLDRPLEDLNLVTAHLGNGASVCAVAGGRSADSSMGLTPLEGLVMGTRSGDVDPGLHDFIAREAGLSLTQVTAALNKESGLLGLSGLSNDMRELEEAAGRGHAGARLAVEVFVYRLAKTVAGMAVALGRLDGLVFTGGIGENSAAVRSATLERLGLLGFHLDAEANARAVRGQGGVITTPESLPALVVNTNEERMIARETAQLVARGL from the coding sequence ATGTGGACCCTTGTCGTCAACTGCGGGTCGAGCAGCCTGAAGTTCGCGCTGCTGCGGCCAGACACCCCCGACGTGCCCCTCGCGGGACTGGCTGAACGGCTGGGCACCGACGCCGCCTCGGTGCGGGTGGACCGTGCCGGGGAGCGGGTCACGGTGCCGCTGCCCGGTGGGGGCTATCCCGAGGCTTTCGGGGTGGTGCTGGCCGAACTGGGCGCGTTGGACCTGCGCGAGCAGGTGGGCGCAGTGGGCCACCGGGTCGTTCACGGCGGCGACCTCTTCAGCGCCCCGGCCCTCCTCACGCCGGAGGTGTTAGACGCGGTGCGGGCCTGCGTGCCCCTCGCACCGCTGCACAACCCGGCCAATATTGCGGGGATCGAGGCGGCGCAGGCAGCCTTCGGGGACGTGCCGCATGTGGCCGTCTTTGACACCGCCTTTCACCAGACCATGCCGGAGGTCGCCTACCGCTACGCCGTGCCGGAAAGCTGGTACCGCCAGCACGGGGTGCGGCGCTACGGTTTCCACGGCACGAGTCACGCCTACGTCGCGGGCGAGGCGGCGAGGATGCTGGACAGACCGCTGGAAGACCTCAACCTCGTCACCGCGCACCTGGGCAACGGGGCGAGCGTGTGCGCGGTCGCGGGCGGACGCAGCGCCGACTCCAGCATGGGCCTGACCCCGCTGGAGGGGCTGGTCATGGGCACCCGCAGCGGCGACGTGGACCCCGGCCTGCACGACTTCATCGCGCGGGAGGCGGGCCTGAGCCTCACCCAGGTCACGGCGGCGCTGAACAAGGAGAGCGGGCTGCTGGGCCTCTCGGGGCTGAGCAACGACATGCGCGAGCTGGAGGAAGCCGCCGGGCGGGGCCATGCCGGGGCACGCCTCGCGGTGGAGGTCTTCGTGTACCGCCTCGCCAAAACGGTCGCGGGGATGGCGGTGGCCCTGGGACGCCTGGACGGGCTGGTCTTCACGGGCGGCATCGGGGAGAACAGCGCCGCCGTGCGCTCGGCCACCCTGGAGCGGCTGGGGCTGCTGGGCTTCCATTTGGACGCGGAGGCGAACGCAAGGGCCGTGCGCGGGCAGGGCGGCGTCATCACCACGCCGGAGAGCCTGCCCGCCCTCGTCGTGAACACGAACGAGGAACGGATGATCGCGCGGGAGACGGCGCAGCTCGTCGCGCGGGGCCTGTAG
- a CDS encoding trimeric intracellular cation channel family protein, which produces MHELVLPEVTLQAGLRWLDLLGILAFSLSGALLAVRKRFDLFGVLVLGCVTAVGGGAIRDTLTGQALPVFLRDETYLWVAIAGAVIAFAFGERLARFEKALSVFDSVGLALFAASGALGAIAAGLGPLGVIFAGALSGVGGGIIRDLIANEVPEVMYRRDQLYATAAAAGALTVYLLHPHLTPFQAQLGGAATVLLLRYLSRRGWVRLPVRRLPEG; this is translated from the coding sequence GTGCATGAACTCGTCCTCCCCGAAGTCACCCTGCAAGCGGGCCTGCGGTGGCTCGATCTGCTGGGCATCCTGGCCTTCAGCCTGTCGGGGGCGCTGCTGGCGGTGCGCAAACGCTTTGACCTGTTCGGGGTGCTCGTGCTGGGCTGCGTGACGGCGGTGGGCGGCGGCGCCATCCGCGATACGCTGACCGGGCAGGCCCTCCCCGTGTTCCTGCGCGACGAAACCTACCTGTGGGTGGCGATTGCCGGGGCCGTGATCGCCTTCGCCTTCGGGGAGCGGCTGGCCCGCTTCGAAAAGGCGCTGAGCGTGTTCGACTCGGTCGGGCTGGCCCTCTTCGCCGCGTCGGGAGCGCTGGGGGCCATTGCCGCCGGGTTAGGGCCGCTGGGGGTGATTTTCGCGGGGGCGCTTAGCGGGGTGGGCGGCGGCATCATCCGCGACCTGATCGCCAACGAGGTCCCCGAGGTGATGTACCGCCGCGACCAGCTCTACGCCACTGCTGCCGCCGCCGGAGCCCTCACCGTGTACCTGCTTCACCCGCACCTCACGCCCTTCCAGGCCCAGCTCGGCGGCGCGGCCACGGTCCTGCTGCTGCGCTACCTCTCGCGCCGGGGCTGGGTGCGGTTGCCGGTGCGGCGGTTGCCGGAGGGGTGA
- the tsaE gene encoding tRNA (adenosine(37)-N6)-threonylcarbamoyltransferase complex ATPase subunit type 1 TsaE: protein MTELPLTPGESRLLRGEGEQRALGAALAHALPSGSVLFLEGELGAGKTTLTQGLVEAYGFSEGVTSPTYALMHVYPTPVGRVLHVDAYRVRDVAELYEMDLEDLVAGSRLSVVEWGEGLYPDYPAAPVLRLEHVEGEVEVRRVTRVR from the coding sequence ATGACGGAGTTGCCCCTGACCCCCGGCGAGTCCCGCCTGCTGCGCGGTGAAGGCGAGCAGCGGGCGCTGGGGGCCGCCCTCGCCCACGCGCTGCCGTCCGGCTCGGTCCTGTTTCTGGAAGGCGAGTTGGGGGCAGGCAAGACCACGCTCACGCAGGGGCTGGTGGAGGCCTACGGCTTCTCGGAGGGCGTGACCAGCCCCACCTACGCCCTGATGCACGTCTACCCCACCCCGGTCGGGCGGGTCCTGCATGTGGACGCCTACCGAGTGCGGGACGTGGCCGAGCTGTACGAGATGGACCTCGAAGACCTCGTCGCGGGCAGTCGCCTCAGCGTGGTCGAGTGGGGCGAGGGGCTGTACCCGGACTATCCGGCAGCCCCCGTGCTGCGGCTGGAGCATGTGGAGGGCGAGGTGGAGGTTCGGCGGGTGACGCGGGTGCGGTGA
- a CDS encoding LptF/LptG family permease, with translation MTRPVPGTRRVAPARRGGGLPRTLNRAVLSEVLRWYAAGVALFLILRLTDILSTSVGAFLTYGATPGQALGVFGALAPNTLNEALVLSVPFAVLLAFGRMQGDSELKAAAAGGVRPLSLVWPLALPFVLVAALAYWNAGYVAPAGLARFDAAWYTIYGGPQPTPTQDNYTYASEDGLFYAGRVVNSAGGPVASLEGVLVQRGDETITATGGTWDTAAQTWTVTGAWITRPGEDPQPAPGPLVFRQTDQPRPPAPPAQQVSTPELRARLASGEGTPEERRVDAHQLAARVADPLTAVIFALAAGALGLLLRNRAAAFAAVVVFVALFYALWATAPQLARVGALPPTLAAWLPNLFFLLVAGVLSWRLR, from the coding sequence GTGACCCGGCCCGTCCCCGGCACCCGGCGGGTGGCCCCGGCCCGGCGCGGGGGAGGGCTGCCCCGGACCCTGAACCGCGCGGTGCTCTCGGAGGTGCTGCGCTGGTACGCGGCGGGTGTGGCACTGTTCCTGATCCTGCGGCTGACCGACATCCTGAGCACGAGTGTCGGGGCCTTCCTGACCTATGGGGCCACGCCAGGGCAGGCGCTGGGGGTCTTCGGGGCGCTGGCGCCCAACACGCTCAACGAGGCGCTGGTGCTCTCGGTGCCCTTTGCGGTGCTGCTGGCCTTTGGGCGGATGCAGGGCGACAGCGAACTCAAGGCGGCGGCGGCGGGGGGGGTGCGGCCCCTCTCGCTGGTGTGGCCGCTCGCGCTGCCCTTCGTGCTGGTGGCGGCGCTGGCCTACTGGAACGCGGGGTACGTGGCCCCGGCGGGATTGGCCCGCTTCGACGCCGCGTGGTACACGATCTACGGCGGCCCGCAGCCCACGCCGACCCAGGATAACTACACCTATGCCTCCGAAGATGGCCTCTTTTATGCCGGACGGGTCGTAAACAGTGCGGGCGGCCCGGTCGCCTCGCTGGAGGGCGTGCTGGTGCAGCGCGGCGACGAGACGATCACGGCCACGGGCGGCACCTGGGACACCGCCGCGCAGACCTGGACAGTCACGGGCGCGTGGATCACCCGCCCCGGCGAGGACCCGCAGCCCGCGCCCGGTCCCCTGGTCTTCCGGCAGACCGATCAACCCCGGCCCCCGGCTCCTCCCGCCCAGCAGGTCAGCACTCCCGAGCTGCGGGCACGGCTGGCGAGCGGCGAGGGCACCCCGGAGGAGCGCCGGGTGGACGCCCACCAGCTTGCCGCGCGGGTGGCCGATCCCCTCACAGCGGTGATTTTCGCGCTGGCGGCGGGGGCGCTGGGGCTGCTGCTGCGTAACCGGGCGGCAGCCTTTGCGGCGGTGGTGGTCTTCGTGGCCCTCTTCTACGCGCTGTGGGCGACCGCGCCGCAACTCGCGCGGGTGGGGGCGCTGCCGCCCACCCTGGCGGCGTGGCTGCCCAACCTGTTCTTCCTGCTGGTGGCGGGCGTGCTGTCCTGGAGACTGCGGTGA
- a CDS encoding roadblock/LC7 domain-containing protein — protein sequence MTNAVYTLIVRALSGIVSDRAADTMLRASLRESGLSPDTVTAAQMQQVLRGPLLARLSGLLPPERARAELQALAAEVQARYPKAPTLFLPPAAAWDENSPEQAWTAPAWEDTVETSLSADDFEFDDPEYAAPAGGRTYALDTPGGQEALIQDLGRLQGVQGVLVCRANGEVLRERALRGGGGLGGVVAATAMLFQARSLRLMSADMGDRTVCMRPLGGYCVAVVAGAGVNIGRLLAELGQVEAGAAA from the coding sequence ATGACCAATGCCGTGTACACCCTTATCGTGCGTGCTCTGTCCGGCATCGTGTCCGACCGGGCCGCCGACACCATGCTGCGGGCCTCCCTGCGCGAGAGCGGCCTCAGCCCCGACACCGTGACGGCGGCGCAGATGCAGCAGGTGCTGCGCGGCCCCCTCCTCGCGCGGCTCTCCGGGCTGCTGCCCCCCGAACGTGCCCGCGCCGAGCTTCAGGCCCTCGCCGCCGAGGTGCAGGCCCGCTATCCCAAGGCGCCCACCCTCTTCCTGCCGCCCGCCGCCGCCTGGGACGAGAACAGCCCCGAGCAGGCCTGGACCGCACCCGCCTGGGAGGACACTGTGGAGACCAGCCTCAGCGCCGACGATTTCGAATTCGACGACCCCGAGTACGCCGCCCCAGCGGGCGGGCGCACCTACGCGCTGGACACGCCGGGGGGGCAGGAGGCCCTGATTCAGGACCTCGGGCGACTTCAGGGGGTGCAGGGCGTGCTGGTCTGCCGCGCCAACGGCGAGGTTCTGCGCGAGCGGGCGCTGCGCGGGGGCGGCGGGCTGGGCGGCGTGGTGGCCGCGACCGCCATGCTGTTTCAGGCCCGCTCGCTGCGGCTGATGTCGGCCGATATGGGCGACCGCACCGTCTGCATGCGCCCGCTGGGGGGCTACTGCGTGGCGGTCGTCGCCGGGGCCGGGGTTAACATCGGGCGGCTGCTCGCTGAACTTGGTCAGGTCGAGGCCGGAGCCGCCGCATGA
- a CDS encoding GNAT family N-acetyltransferase encodes MTEYRVRAAVDFAALGGLREAAWGGRDDGSGWPGILARSLTWVTAHDRERLVGFVNVAWDGGSHAFLLDTTVHPDVQRRGIGSGLVWEAVQAACVEGAHWLHVDFEPHLAEFYAACGFRPTAAGLLRLA; translated from the coding sequence TTGACCGAATACCGCGTTCGGGCGGCGGTGGACTTCGCTGCTCTTGGAGGGCTCCGCGAGGCAGCCTGGGGTGGGCGGGACGACGGCAGCGGGTGGCCGGGCATCCTCGCCCGCAGCCTGACCTGGGTGACCGCGCACGACCGCGAACGCCTCGTCGGCTTCGTCAACGTGGCCTGGGACGGCGGCTCACACGCCTTCCTGCTGGACACGACCGTTCACCCGGACGTTCAGCGGCGGGGCATCGGGAGCGGGCTGGTGTGGGAAGCGGTGCAGGCGGCCTGTGTGGAGGGTGCCCACTGGTTGCACGTGGACTTCGAGCCTCACCTGGCAGAGTTCTACGCGGCCTGCGGCTTCCGGCCCACGGCGGCGGGGCTCCTGCGGCTGGCCTGA
- a CDS encoding LptF/LptG family permease encodes MKRFERYVIQEILPPLVGALLAIILLLLLLLLEEVIAPLLAKGASGLLVARLVALNIPEAVALGLPIALMFATLLGLSRLAADSEIKAALASGVPASRLFRPVLTLAAVVTLGAFAINELVVTRARVQAQSVQREIVLDNPRVIGLGDPGQPGLVLRDALNRAISVGEALPGGELRDLRIVTMQAGLPPREVITAREGRLRPGSNVLELTEGRRVTFENGRPVTVLSFAQGTLPVQDVQASFDGSGAALAPFYLPLPELLARTGAYRAQNVPAPADFTALYRKFSEPLAALALAFFAVSLAVYTFRSGLNLGLVWALLLTFAYYATWSVFKVMGENGAVPPLLAAAAPDVIAVLAGVALLWRASRR; translated from the coding sequence GTGAAGCGCTTTGAGCGCTACGTGATCCAGGAAATCCTGCCCCCCCTCGTCGGGGCGCTGCTGGCGATCATCCTGCTGCTCTTGCTGCTGCTGCTCGAGGAGGTCATCGCGCCGCTGCTCGCCAAGGGGGCCAGCGGCCTGCTCGTGGCGCGGCTGGTGGCGCTGAACATCCCCGAGGCGGTCGCGCTGGGCCTGCCCATCGCGCTGATGTTCGCCACCCTGCTGGGCCTGTCGCGCCTCGCCGCCGACTCGGAGATCAAGGCGGCGCTGGCGAGCGGGGTCCCGGCCTCGCGCCTCTTCCGGCCCGTGCTGACGCTGGCGGCGGTGGTCACGCTGGGGGCCTTTGCGATCAACGAACTGGTGGTCACCCGCGCCCGCGTGCAGGCCCAGAGCGTGCAGCGTGAGATCGTGCTGGACAATCCCCGCGTGATCGGCCTGGGGGACCCCGGTCAGCCGGGGCTGGTGCTGCGCGACGCGCTGAACCGGGCGATCAGCGTGGGGGAAGCATTGCCGGGCGGCGAGCTGCGCGACCTGCGCATCGTGACCATGCAGGCCGGGCTGCCCCCCCGCGAGGTCATCACAGCCCGTGAGGGCCGCTTGCGCCCCGGCAGCAACGTGCTGGAGTTAACAGAGGGTCGCCGCGTCACCTTCGAGAACGGACGGCCCGTGACGGTCCTCTCCTTCGCCCAGGGCACCCTGCCCGTGCAGGACGTGCAGGCGAGCTTTGACGGCTCGGGGGCGGCGCTGGCCCCCTTTTACCTGCCGCTGCCCGAGCTGCTGGCCCGCACCGGGGCCTACCGCGCCCAGAACGTGCCCGCGCCCGCCGACTTCACGGCGCTGTACCGCAAGTTCAGCGAGCCGCTGGCGGCGCTCGCCCTGGCCTTTTTCGCGGTGAGCCTCGCCGTGTACACCTTCCGCAGCGGCCTGAACCTGGGGCTGGTGTGGGCGCTGCTGCTGACCTTCGCCTACTACGCCACCTGGAGCGTGTTCAAGGTGATGGGCGAGAACGGCGCGGTGCCGCCCCTGCTCGCCGCCGCCGCGCCGGACGTGATCGCGGTGCTGGCGGGAGTGGCGCTGCTGTGGCGGGCGAGCCGGAGGTAG
- a CDS encoding glycine C-acetyltransferase encodes MTLTLSERLSRELAGLREQGLLISPRVLETANRARTRVDGRDVVNLASNNYLGFADHPEIKARAGEYLREWGAGAGAVRTIAGTLTIHEDFERQLAEFKHTGSALVLQSGFTTNQGVLGTLLQPGDLVVSDELNHASIIDGLRLTKATKKIYKHADPDDLDRVLAENDTDGLKLVVTDGVFSMDGDIAPLDRLIEVARKHGAVTYVDDAHGSGVLGEAGRGTVHHFGYEHADDVIQVGTLSKAWGVVGGYAAGHADLRQLLINRARPYLFSTAHPPAVVGALSAALDLVQRDPAFMERLWDNTRFFKAELARLGFDTMGSQTPITPVLFGEPEAAFEASRRLLDEGVFAVGLGFPTVPRGQARIRNIVTAEHTRDDLEHALAAYERVGRALGVIGG; translated from the coding sequence ATGACCCTCACCCTTTCCGAGCGCCTCAGCCGCGAACTCGCGGGCCTGCGCGAGCAGGGCCTGCTGATCTCGCCCCGCGTCCTCGAGACCGCCAACCGCGCCCGCACCCGCGTGGACGGCCGGGACGTGGTGAACCTCGCCTCCAACAACTACCTCGGCTTTGCCGACCACCCCGAGATCAAGGCCCGCGCGGGGGAGTACCTGCGCGAGTGGGGCGCCGGGGCCGGGGCCGTGCGGACCATCGCCGGAACGCTGACCATCCACGAGGACTTCGAGCGCCAGCTTGCCGAGTTCAAGCACACCGGCAGTGCCCTGGTGCTCCAGAGCGGCTTCACCACCAACCAGGGCGTGCTGGGCACCCTGCTCCAGCCCGGCGACCTGGTGGTCAGCGACGAGTTGAACCACGCCAGCATCATCGACGGGCTGCGGCTGACCAAGGCCACCAAGAAGATCTACAAGCACGCCGACCCCGACGACCTCGACCGGGTGCTGGCGGAGAACGACACCGACGGCCTGAAGCTGGTCGTGACCGACGGCGTGTTCAGCATGGACGGCGACATCGCGCCCCTCGACCGATTGATCGAGGTGGCCCGCAAGCACGGCGCTGTCACCTACGTGGACGACGCGCACGGCTCAGGCGTGCTGGGCGAGGCTGGACGCGGGACGGTGCACCACTTCGGCTACGAGCACGCGGACGACGTGATTCAGGTCGGCACGCTCAGCAAGGCCTGGGGCGTCGTGGGCGGCTACGCGGCGGGGCACGCGGACCTGCGGCAACTCCTGATCAACCGGGCGCGGCCCTACCTCTTTTCCACCGCGCATCCGCCCGCCGTCGTGGGCGCCCTCTCGGCGGCGCTGGACCTCGTGCAGCGCGACCCCGCCTTCATGGAGCGGCTGTGGGACAACACCCGCTTCTTCAAGGCCGAACTCGCCCGGCTGGGCTTCGACACGATGGGCAGCCAGACGCCCATCACGCCCGTGCTGTTCGGAGAGCCGGAAGCCGCCTTCGAGGCCAGCCGCCGCCTCCTCGACGAGGGCGTGTTCGCGGTCGGCCTGGGCTTTCCGACCGTGCCGCGCGGTCAGGCCCGTATCCGCAACATCGTGACCGCCGAGCACACGCGGGACGACCTAGAGCACGCGCTCGCGGCCTATGAACGGGTGGGACGGGCGCTGGGCGTCATCGGCGGTTGA
- the ubiE gene encoding bifunctional demethylmenaquinone methyltransferase/2-methoxy-6-polyprenyl-1,4-benzoquinol methylase UbiE has translation MTSSRPPVGDKQDRGREVQAMFASIAPRYDLLNRVLSLGVDRAWRREAAREALALSPRRILDVATGTGDFALELKARAPHAEVVGSDFVPEMLDIAREKARGRHLEVRLEEGDALNLPYPDGSFDAVTCAFGFRNFADYARGLSEMWRVLAPGGRLVILEFPPPRPGLFGALFRFYFRQILPRVGALISGNAGAYTYLPESVLAFPDPERLAGLMHATGFRTRFRLLTFGIAAIHVGDKG, from the coding sequence ATGACGAGTTCCCGCCCGCCCGTGGGTGACAAGCAGGACCGGGGGCGCGAGGTGCAGGCGATGTTCGCCTCCATCGCGCCCCGCTACGACCTTCTCAACCGCGTGCTGAGCCTCGGCGTGGACCGCGCGTGGCGGCGGGAGGCGGCGCGGGAGGCGCTGGCCCTCTCGCCCCGGCGCATCCTCGACGTGGCGACCGGAACCGGCGACTTCGCGCTGGAGCTCAAGGCCCGTGCCCCGCACGCCGAGGTCGTGGGCAGCGACTTCGTGCCCGAGATGCTGGACATCGCCCGCGAGAAGGCCAGGGGTCGGCATCTGGAAGTGCGGCTGGAGGAGGGCGACGCGCTGAACCTGCCCTATCCCGACGGGTCCTTCGACGCCGTGACCTGCGCGTTCGGCTTTCGCAACTTCGCCGACTACGCGCGGGGCCTCTCCGAGATGTGGCGGGTTCTCGCGCCGGGCGGACGGCTGGTGATCCTGGAGTTTCCGCCGCCCCGCCCCGGCCTCTTCGGGGCGCTGTTCCGCTTCTACTTCCGGCAGATTCTCCCGCGCGTGGGGGCGCTCATCAGCGGCAACGCGGGCGCCTACACCTACCTCCCCGAGAGCGTGCTCGCCTTTCCCGACCCGGAGCGCCTCGCGGGGCTGATGCACGCGACGGGCTTCCGCACCCGCTTTCGCCTGCTGACCTTCGGCATCGCGGCGATTCATGTGGGGGACAAGGGGTAA
- the pta gene encoding phosphate acetyltransferase produces the protein MHTLFVAPTRNGVGLSSTALGLARALERQGLRVAFLKPIAQTHETATDDSVHFARTLAHLQPPTPIALAHAEEQLSQGAEEDLMEEVVALSRQAAGGPGGADVLIAEGLALNERNTYAGALNASLARNLEADVVLVSSLAGVTAGALADELEIAAQNYRRSDGSGLAGYVLNFAPLGLDFGGLLAELRVRSRVLSGGELPLLGVIAQSPALSAPRTLDVARHLGAEILNEGEAAQRRVTSTVVTARTVPKMADAGLFASGALVVTPGDREDVVMAAALSHLSGVPLAGLLYTSGSSPEPSIERLCRAALTSSLPVLRVETNSFHTASALSRLDPRVPHDDLERMERTLDFIADRLDTVPLRSRLKTPQAEGDRRMPPSAFRYELIQRARAANKRIVLPEGDEPRTVRAAIRCVEKGIARPVLLANPERVRQVAEGQGLTVPEGLEVVDPESVRRQYVEPMVDLRKHKGLTAPQAEGELEDTVVLGTMMLALDEVDGLVSGAVHTTANTVRPALQLIKTAPGSSLVSSIFFMLMPEQVLVYGDAAINPNPNAEELADIAIQSADSARAFGIPPRVAMLSYSTGESGEGADVEKVKEATRLVRERRPDLPVDGPLQYDAASVLSVGRQKAPNSPVAGRATVFIFPDLNTGNTTYKAVQRSAGVVAVGPMLQGLRKPVNDLSRGALVDDIVYTIALTAIQATQVGSGA, from the coding sequence ATGCATACCCTCTTCGTCGCGCCCACCCGCAACGGCGTGGGCCTGAGCAGCACCGCCCTGGGCCTCGCCCGCGCCCTGGAACGGCAGGGCCTGCGGGTCGCCTTTCTCAAGCCCATCGCCCAGACGCACGAGACGGCGACCGACGACTCGGTGCACTTCGCCCGCACCCTCGCGCACCTCCAGCCGCCCACGCCCATTGCCCTCGCGCACGCCGAGGAGCAGCTCAGCCAGGGGGCGGAAGAGGACCTGATGGAGGAGGTCGTCGCCCTCTCGCGGCAGGCTGCCGGGGGACCGGGCGGGGCCGACGTGCTGATCGCGGAGGGGCTCGCGCTGAACGAGCGCAACACCTACGCCGGGGCACTGAACGCCAGTCTCGCCCGCAACCTGGAGGCCGACGTGGTCCTCGTTTCCAGCCTCGCCGGGGTCACGGCGGGGGCGCTCGCGGACGAGCTGGAAATCGCGGCGCAGAATTACCGCCGCTCGGACGGCTCGGGCCTCGCGGGGTACGTGCTGAACTTCGCGCCGCTGGGCCTGGACTTCGGCGGCCTGCTGGCCGAATTGCGGGTGCGGAGCCGGGTGCTGTCGGGCGGCGAGTTGCCGCTCCTCGGCGTGATCGCGCAGTCTCCGGCCCTGAGTGCGCCGCGCACCCTGGACGTGGCCCGGCATCTCGGGGCCGAGATCCTCAATGAGGGCGAGGCGGCCCAGCGCCGGGTCACGAGCACGGTGGTCACCGCCCGCACCGTCCCCAAGATGGCCGACGCGGGCCTCTTCGCGTCCGGGGCGCTGGTGGTCACGCCGGGCGACCGCGAGGACGTGGTCATGGCGGCGGCCCTCTCGCACCTCAGCGGGGTGCCGCTCGCGGGACTGCTGTACACCTCCGGGAGCAGCCCCGAACCCTCCATCGAGCGGCTGTGCCGCGCCGCGCTGACGAGTTCGCTCCCCGTGCTGCGGGTGGAGACGAACTCGTTCCACACGGCCTCGGCCCTCTCCCGGCTGGACCCCCGCGTGCCGCACGACGACCTGGAGCGGATGGAGCGCACGCTGGACTTCATCGCGGACCGCCTGGACACCGTGCCGCTCAGAAGCCGCCTGAAGACCCCGCAGGCGGAAGGCGACCGCCGGATGCCCCCCAGCGCCTTCCGCTACGAGCTGATTCAGCGGGCGCGGGCCGCGAACAAGCGCATCGTCCTGCCGGAGGGCGACGAGCCGCGCACCGTGCGGGCCGCCATTCGCTGTGTGGAGAAGGGCATCGCCCGCCCCGTGCTCCTCGCCAACCCCGAGCGGGTGCGGCAGGTCGCGGAGGGGCAGGGCCTCACCGTCCCCGAGGGGCTGGAGGTCGTGGACCCCGAGAGCGTGCGGCGGCAGTACGTGGAACCGATGGTGGACCTCCGCAAGCACAAGGGGCTGACCGCGCCCCAGGCCGAGGGGGAGCTGGAAGACACGGTGGTGCTGGGCACCATGATGCTCGCGCTGGACGAGGTGGACGGGCTGGTCTCCGGCGCGGTCCACACCACCGCCAACACGGTGCGCCCGGCGCTGCAACTCATCAAGACGGCCCCCGGCTCGTCGCTGGTGTCGTCCATCTTCTTCATGCTGATGCCTGAGCAGGTGCTGGTGTACGGCGACGCGGCGATCAACCCCAACCCGAATGCCGAGGAACTCGCGGACATCGCCATCCAGTCCGCCGACAGTGCGCGGGCCTTCGGGATTCCGCCGCGCGTCGCCATGCTCAGCTACTCCACGGGCGAGAGCGGCGAGGGCGCCGACGTGGAGAAGGTCAAGGAGGCCACCCGCCTCGTGCGCGAGCGCCGTCCCGACCTCCCGGTGGACGGCCCCCTCCAGTACGACGCCGCGTCCGTCCTGAGCGTGGGCCGCCAGAAGGCCCCGAACAGCCCCGTCGCGGGCCGCGCGACCGTGTTCATCTTTCCCGACCTCAACACCGGGAACACGACCTACAAGGCCGTGCAGCGCTCGGCGGGCGTGGTCGCCGTCGGGCCGATGCTTCAGGGCCTGCGCAAGCCCGTCAACGACCTCTCGCGGGGGGCGCTGGTGGATGACATCGTGTACACGATTGCGCTGACGGCGATTCAGGCGACGCAGGTGGGGAGCGGGGCGTAG